The genomic region ATGATCCGGCTTTGGACGGTGTGTATAAATTGAGCGCCATCAACGGAAGTCCCACTTTGAAGATTTCTGAAAATGAAGAGAAAATCACCTTACCCGGTTCAAAAAAAATTATTCGATATTTTAATAAAGACGGTTCATTTTACAGTGATGGCGTTGCTCTTGAAAGTGAATCTGAACCTGATGCCATTTATCACCCATATATCTCACACAGATCTACAGCTGTTGCTCATTTAGAATCTGAAGAACTGTTACAAAAAGTCGTTGATAAAGGAGAGGTGTGTGTTCCGATCCCTTCTGTTCAAGAAAGTGCCGACTATGCGCGTGAACGTCTTTCGAAACTAAATGGCGAGCATAAACGCTTTGATAATCCCCACGTGTATAAAGTGGGATTGAGCAAGAAATTGCGTGAATTGAAAATCGAACTCATCAAAAATGCATAGTTCTATGAAAGCATTAGTAATCGTAGATGTTCAAAATGACTTTTGCCCGGGAGGAGCGCTGGCCGTTCCCGGCGGTGACAAAGTTATTAAACCCATAAATGAGCTTACAAAATCATTTGACTGTGTTGTTCAAACACAGGATTGGCACCCCAAAGATCACCTTTCTTTTGCCTCTAACCATGACGGTAAAAATCCATTTGATACAACTGAAATGGATTATGGAGAACAGGTACTTTGGCCCGATCATTGTGTGCAAGGAACAAAAGGTGCTCAATTTCATCCCGACTTAAATACGAAACCTTCTCAACTCATTGTGCGCAAAGGATTCCGAAGACACATCGACTCTTATTCAGCCTTTTTTGAAAACGATCAAGAAACGGTAACAGGTCTGAACGGATATTTACAAGAAAGAAATGTGAACGAACTTGTAATTACAGGACTGGCCACTGATTTCTGTGTGAAATGGACCGTACTTGATGCCTTAAAATTAGGTTACAAAGTAACCCTGATTGAAGATGCTGTCAGAGGCATCGATATTGAGGGTTCGGTTGAAACAGCTATGGAAGAAATGAAAGAAGCCGGAGTTCAAATCAGTTATTCTAAAAATCATTTAGAATAACTGATTCAATCACAGTATTTTT from Gracilimonas sp. harbors:
- the pncA gene encoding bifunctional nicotinamidase/pyrazinamidase gives rise to the protein MKALVIVDVQNDFCPGGALAVPGGDKVIKPINELTKSFDCVVQTQDWHPKDHLSFASNHDGKNPFDTTEMDYGEQVLWPDHCVQGTKGAQFHPDLNTKPSQLIVRKGFRRHIDSYSAFFENDQETVTGLNGYLQERNVNELVITGLATDFCVKWTVLDALKLGYKVTLIEDAVRGIDIEGSVETAMEEMKEAGVQISYSKNHLE